The following proteins come from a genomic window of Synechococcus sp. BIOS-E4-1:
- a CDS encoding Nif11-like leader peptide family natural product precursor, whose translation MSLEQLRAFLAKAKGNSNLQEKLKAAQSPHEVINIAKEHGHEFTADKISLLSEKELEHVAGGVAGCINCHDSNQWVASRGELMP comes from the coding sequence ATGTCCCTAGAACAACTCAGGGCCTTCCTCGCCAAAGCCAAAGGCAATTCCAATCTTCAAGAGAAGCTCAAAGCCGCTCAATCACCTCATGAAGTAATAAACATCGCTAAAGAACATGGTCATGAATTCACTGCTGATAAAATAAGCCTGCTGAGCGAAAAAGAGCTTGAACACGTAGCTGGTGGCGTGGCGGGCTGCATTAATTGTCACGACTCAAATCAATGGGTTGCGAGCAGGGGCGAACTCATGCCGTAA